In Acidimicrobiales bacterium, one DNA window encodes the following:
- a CDS encoding GDP-mannose 4,6-dehydratase → MRAFLTGGTGFVGTWLARHLEAMGDTVAILPPGLDVAEAGALDGPLREAAPDVVFHLAALTHVGRSWEAPARTFRVNALGTLEVLEAARRLASRPRVVLVSSAEVYGRGSGAPLRETAPLQPVTPYAASKVAAEFLGLQAFLGGGLDVVVARPFNHVGPGQSPDFVVSALARRVALAELSGEPEIRVGNLAAARDFTDVRDVVRAYRLLAELADPGEVYNVCSGEAVAISTVLDELIALSAAKVIPVVDPALVRPVDVPVLRGDPGRIAARCGWRPEIDRSTTLAEVLEDWRQRLAPARA, encoded by the coding sequence GTGCGCGCCTTCCTCACCGGCGGGACCGGCTTCGTCGGCACCTGGCTGGCGCGTCACCTCGAGGCGATGGGCGACACCGTCGCGATCCTCCCGCCGGGCCTCGACGTCGCCGAGGCGGGGGCGCTCGACGGCCCGCTGCGCGAGGCCGCCCCCGACGTCGTCTTCCACCTCGCGGCGCTCACCCACGTCGGGCGCTCCTGGGAGGCGCCGGCGAGGACCTTCCGGGTCAACGCCCTCGGGACCCTCGAGGTGCTCGAGGCTGCCCGCCGCCTGGCGTCCCGGCCGCGGGTCGTCCTCGTGAGCTCCGCCGAGGTCTACGGCCGCGGCAGCGGCGCCCCGCTTCGCGAGACCGCGCCGCTGCAGCCGGTGACGCCGTACGCGGCGAGCAAGGTCGCGGCGGAGTTCCTGGGGCTGCAGGCGTTCCTCGGCGGCGGCCTCGACGTCGTCGTCGCGCGGCCCTTCAACCACGTCGGCCCGGGCCAGTCGCCCGACTTCGTCGTCTCGGCGCTCGCCCGGCGGGTCGCGCTGGCCGAGCTGAGCGGCGAGCCGGAGATCCGCGTCGGCAACCTGGCGGCGGCGCGCGACTTCACCGACGTGCGAGACGTCGTCCGTGCCTACCGCCTCCTCGCCGAGCTCGCCGATCCCGGCGAGGTCTACAACGTGTGCTCGGGGGAGGCGGTCGCGATCTCGACGGTCCTCGACGAGCTCATCGCCCTCTCGGCGGCGAAGGTGATCCCCGTCGTCGACCCGGCGCTCGTCCGCCCCGTGGACGTGCCCGTGCTGCGCGGCGACCCGGGGCGGATCGCCGCCCGCTGCGGTTGGCGCCCGGAGATCGACCGCTCGACGACGCTCGCCGAGGTGCTCGAGGACTGGCGCCAGCGGCTCGCGCCGGCGCGGGCCTGA
- a CDS encoding glycosyltransferase family 1 protein: MAAEPLRVGVDVTAVPARPAGAGVYTLELVRALARREDTALRLLARRGDGPRWAACAPAAEVAATAPAARPARLVWGELCLAAAATRGRSPASVLHCPHYTMPARPTVPVAVTVHDLTLVERPAWHERSKVLVFRRALKVAAARAEAIIVPSRHTAERLVAAYDVAGAVRVIPHGVDHARFTPTEPAPGADRAALAALGLSRPYVVHLGTIEPRKDLATLVAAFDCLAGRRGDLELVLAGAPGWGRRVLAAALRSARHRDRVRQLGYVPPAAVPALLRQAAAVAYPSLEEGFGLPALEALACGAPLVTTEGTAMAELAGEAAVLVPKADPGALADALELATARDAAAERRRRAGLRKAAEHTWEACAAAHVEVFAELARGTRRRPAGSAGG, encoded by the coding sequence GTGGCCGCTGAGCCGCTGCGCGTCGGCGTCGACGTCACCGCCGTGCCCGCCCGGCCCGCCGGCGCCGGCGTGTACACCCTCGAGCTCGTGCGCGCCCTCGCCCGGCGCGAGGACACGGCGCTGCGGCTGCTCGCGCGCCGGGGCGACGGGCCGCGCTGGGCGGCGTGCGCGCCCGCCGCCGAGGTGGCGGCGACGGCGCCTGCGGCTCGCCCGGCGCGCCTCGTGTGGGGCGAGCTCTGCCTCGCGGCAGCGGCGACGCGTGGGCGCTCGCCGGCCTCGGTCCTCCACTGCCCCCACTACACCATGCCCGCCCGGCCCACCGTGCCGGTCGCCGTCACGGTCCACGACCTCACGCTCGTCGAGCGCCCGGCCTGGCACGAGCGCTCGAAGGTCCTCGTCTTCCGGCGCGCCCTCAAGGTCGCGGCGGCGCGCGCCGAGGCGATCATCGTGCCGAGCCGCCACACCGCCGAGCGGCTCGTGGCCGCCTACGACGTGGCGGGCGCGGTCCGGGTCATCCCCCACGGCGTGGACCACGCCCGCTTCACGCCGACCGAGCCCGCACCGGGGGCGGACCGGGCAGCGCTCGCCGCGCTCGGCCTCAGCCGGCCCTACGTCGTCCACCTCGGGACGATCGAGCCGCGCAAGGACCTCGCCACCCTGGTCGCCGCGTTCGACTGCCTCGCCGGGCGTCGCGGCGACCTCGAGCTCGTCCTCGCCGGCGCGCCGGGGTGGGGCAGGCGCGTGCTCGCCGCCGCGCTGCGCTCGGCGCGCCATCGCGACCGCGTGCGCCAGCTCGGCTACGTGCCGCCGGCAGCGGTCCCGGCCCTCCTGCGCCAGGCGGCCGCCGTCGCCTACCCGTCGCTCGAGGAGGGCTTCGGGCTGCCGGCGCTCGAGGCGCTGGCCTGCGGCGCGCCCCTCGTGACGACCGAGGGCACGGCGATGGCGGAGCTGGCGGGCGAGGCGGCCGTCCTCGTGCCGAAGGCGGACCCCGGGGCGCTCGCCGACGCCCTCGAGCTCGCCACGGCGCGCGACGCGGCGGCCGAACGCCGCCGGCGAGCGGGGCTGCGCAAGGCTGCCGAGCACACCTGGGAGGCCTGCGCGGCAGCGCACGTCGAGGTCTTCGCCGAGCTCGCCCGCGGCACGCGCCGCAGGCCCGCGGGGAGCGCCGGCGGCTAG